Genomic DNA from Brassica rapa cultivar Chiifu-401-42 chromosome A04, CAAS_Brap_v3.01, whole genome shotgun sequence:
ACGTATTTATTGAAGAGAATGATCCTACACAGCTCAGAAACTATCAAGTGGCTGAACTGATCATAGATATGTTCGAACTCTACAACAAGTTGTGGCCGAGTTGCAATGTCAAGCTCCTAGTGAGTGATTTCTTGGATGCGAAATGGTCTGCACAAGGACATATCTGAAGAAGAAAACTTGGCCATCTCAAACCAAAACCTTGATATGTTTTTTACCTTTTGTCAGAGTTTCTTCTTTGGTCTTGTCATCTTTGTCATGTGATTTCTCAACATGAATCTTAATCAGACAACTTGGCTTGAAAGCCATCTCAAACCAAAACCAATtggtaaatattaattttttaaaatcttttgctAGAGTTTCTTCTTTGCCTTTGGCCTTGCACATACAGTACCTTTAACCTCGGCATTGTAAATGTTGTAGGCGACTCTTTAGCCAACACTGACTGAATATAAGGCATCGACTAGACTCTTTCCGTACCTTCCATAACGAAATGGGCTTTGAAATTGGCCCATtgtgatttttggtttttagtaaCTGTCACTGTTGTATGATTCGTGGAAAGAAGTGTCAGTGAGTACAGAGTAGGGTCTGTCGAGGCCTAAAATAGCAAAAAGGTTAGGGGCATTGTTACTCAGTGGCTGGGATGGTCACTCTGACACTTTGACCaatcaaaacccaaaagagAACAGTCCCGTGCGGCCCAtactgttcttttttttttaaatgatttattGAAGTGTTTCAATCTCGGTTTTGTTTAGCACTCATGTATGCATccatctactctattaaaatagagtcctatttGAAAATTACCTTGGCATAATTTCTTTTGAACTTATTGAAAATGTTGGGACTTATCTATTAATAAACGTTTCtattatttctatatttatcACTCTAATCTACTAATATTAAATATGTACATCTATATTAAAACTGTGGATGCTTAACAGAGTTTTGAAATTAGAAATCCTAATTCCAATTTCTGGGTTGTGTCGAGAGGAAAGAAGATGATAtctcaattgtttttttttttgatatctcAGTTTTTGGGTCATACTAGATTGGGATCTCAGTCTGTTCTTCGGAAGCTCCTGCAAATACATGACGTTTCATGGTAAAATCATGGCTAGGAACAAAgctaagaaaaattaaaaaaaatgagagaTTTTCGAGAAGATTTAAGGACAAGGACACTTCTTTCAATGGCAACCAAATTTTATATTGTGCGTCGATTACGAGTAGGATTGTTTCAAATCCAGAGACAGATGGAAGAGATGGCAAATCAGAGGAATGAATCGACGAGTGAAGGAAAGACAGGACAATATTGCGAAGTGCTGGATCTGATGAGAGGTAGGTTTCGTTGACATATCGGGTTGGATCCTGTACCAGTAGCCGGACTGCAAAGAAAAATTATGCACGTAAATCATCTATGTAACTGCAAATCCAAAGTCGGTTTTTTATTGTTTGATGAGGATATGCTTAAAGCAATATAAAACCCAGAAAaactctttgattttttttgctgtCTTCTCATGTGTTGGACTTGGAGCTTTCAGATTCTATATATCATCATCGGATGTTGTAATAACAAATCGGAATGTTTGGACcgtatgtttttttattagctACTTTGTGTGTGTTAGTTTTGTTCTGTGCTTTGAGTTTTCATTTGATTGATTCGGTGAATCCACATTATTGTCCAATAAAAATTTGGTAAAATAATCATTTCAAAATACTTAAAATGATGTTACGAGACTATCAACTTTTTTTATCTCACTGATGCATGTTCTCAGTTACCTTAAATTTAATTTGGATCCTCTCAAAGAAACAAGACATTGACACTGGACATCGACCTAAGAATTTGTTCTTGACAGGTACCAGAGACGCTCCAAAAAGATGGGATCTCTAAAATGAGTGCACTGCCAAAGAGTGATGCTCCTCTTATCACCCCAACGACCTTGCCTAGGCTGATGGGTTTGTCTTTAGCTTCCTAACAAGGTTCGATATGATGGCTTCTCAAGGCATTGTTAGATGCAACTGGTGGCCTTTTGAGGATTCAACAACTTACTGGTAAGCCAGCCGGAATCTTCAATAGCACTGGGTGTCAAGGTCGTGGTCATGAAACCGCAATTGCTTCGGTGTTTACTTGTGTTGTCATTGGCTtctaacacaattttttttttaatttgtaatcTTTGTAAGCAGGAGTCAAAACTGTCTTCAGAActaattctatttttataaatcttgATCTCATGCCAGTTATGCAAAAATAAgaatctttttcatttttttatttcttagcaTAAGAATCaagatatatgtttataacTACATGTTTGGTTGCTGACAGTTATAGCATACGGTGAGTTAGTTTTTCGTCACTTTTAACTCATTTTTTCAGGtatgaagaacaaaaaaaaacaaattcagaaAGATCAAAGTTTAACTTCTTCGTATGAACAAGATAataacattttctttttttcagttacaaaaaaaaaaaaacaagataataACACTATCATACAAATTCTAACTAACCCCTTTGCTGAGCCCGACAAAACTTCaagaaaatacaaatgattaagaCCTTAATCATAAACATGAATGAAAGttccatatttttatttagattcACATGTTCAAATTAAATTCGAAATTTTATAAGGCtcctaatattattatttgaaccaaattaaaaaccaaaacaaccaaacataaatcaaacctaatttcataaataaccaaGTGGTTTCTATAATTTTCGAAGCAAAACTAAAAACTACAACCGAattgaaaccaaaccgaaaactaAAAATACAATCTGGAAGCGAACCAAGAGAGTCGTTCATGTGAACAAACATATATCTTAATAAAgttatcaacaaaaaataatcCGCGCTTTTAAGCGCGGGTTCTATCCTAGTCCTTCCTTATGGCGTGGATTGTATGACATGATGGATGTTCAATCGAATTTTACGTAACCAaaaaacatacaaataaaaCATTAGTTGGTCAATCTAACCAGAGAAAAGACAATTCTTTAAATTATCGTAATAAACCTAAATTAGAAACcaaaaaattcattatataaaaataggtGTATTAAAAATTGTATTTGAAAAGATTCAGTTTCCATAAATTTTAGATGAATCAGAAAAGTTATCATGATTTTAGTCTAGAGTACATTACCAAGCaaaatcatataatttggatatttttatatttttaactacgAAATcccacaaaaatttaaaatcatattgatttttctaaaatttatgatttaaaatatttctaatagaaatatattttaacatatgTTTTAATATCACAGGTTTActaatactaattttttttaaaattacagctgaataactaataatttatcattttaatacaaattactCTAGTTTTTAAATTTAGTACATTCTCCTAATTTGGATTGTTCAATGAAACCTTAGAAGATACGTAAATGGTATAATCAATTAAGATTTTTTGTCTATTTTGagttaaaatgataaaaattaaCAAGACAAAAAATTACAGCTGAATAActaataatttatcattttaatacaaattactCTAGTTTTTAAATTTAGTACATTCTCCTAATTTGGATTGTTCAGTGAAACCTTAGAAGATACGTAAATGATATAATCAATTAAGATTTTTTGTCTATTTTGagttaaaatgataaaaattaacaagacattaaatttctaaaatacatTGATCGAAATAGATATCCAAATGGTTTGATTTCAAAATCATTCCAACACAAGATTAGTATAATTGTATGTATCGTTAAAGTAGTTATCTTATCGAATATTATCGAgaacaatttcaaaaaaatacgttcaacagaagaaaaaaattgttaggAAAGTAAGCttctatattttcaaaaagaagattttgttagaatcaAATAGTAATTTTTTGTTTACTCAAGCATATTAGTTGTGTGTGTAATTAGCTTAAGTCATTTTTAGTGTAATGTATTTTGTATTAGTTATGAGTAATTCTAAAGGTATGATAGTCCAAATTCTAAAACTATTATACATATATTGACCTAAGAGATATATAATACTCATTATGTTTcacaaaatgtaaatattttttattaattagttgAAAATGTAACATTtgagaaaattaattatatttgttgAATTACTTGGAAATGATCATTTCAAAAATAACTTCaacacaaaagaaaattgtttcaaaagtaaacttctatatttttaaaaagaagattttgttagaatcaAATAGTAATCTTTAGTTTAGTCAAATATTTTAGTTGTGTGTGTAATTAGCTTACGTCATTTTAGTGTAATTTATTGTGTATGATCTTTGAGTAACTCTAAAGGTATGATAGtccaaattataaaattatggtacAAATATTTACCTAAGAGATATATAATGCTCATTATGTTTCTTTAATATATGTTCCACAAATATTCGCCTAGAtggttttctataattttttattaattagttgAAAATGTAACATTTGagaaaattaattaagtttGTTGAACTACTTGGAAATGATCATTTTCAAAATGAtgtatttatacaaaatttattgtttaaaaaaaatttataaattttttttttaaaaatctatcttAACTGAACATGAATAGTATGGAatactaaaactataaaaaatcgATCTACtagaaaattttgattaatcgataaaataaacttattttaattttctgaagtttatttatttataagctAATAACATACATAATTAACAATTCCATATATACCGACTTTATTAGTATGAAATTATATTCTAGGCCATAAGTTATTGCAGAGTATGAAAAAATTTACAGAAAATGCGAATAATTAGTTGCCATAGTGTAAGTGACAAAGTGAGACAGCTCATTTTATGCTTCCCTATTTACAGAAATTCCCCACTGGCCCAAGCAAACACCTCTCTTCTCATTGGAGACTCAAATCCTATTTCCTCGCCACATCCAATAACCACCACACACACATACCAAtatctaaataataatattaaatttctttctttctaaatATAACCACTTAAGAAACCCCGTCatatttgataatattattaaataatagaCCCCTCtctcataaatatatatcaccTTCACCAATCAAACTCCTTTCGTGTCTACTTCTTTCCTTCACCTTAAGAATTAATTTTCCTTTAGCTCagtgaacaaaaaataaataaaaatatattcctttagctatttccttttatttatttatttttttctttctgagtTTTTGTTTGAACCTATTCAGTCGTAATTCTCCTTATGGATTCATCATCTAGATCTAATTCTCACAAAGACTTTAATTTCCGTTCTTTTAAATCTTCAAAGCTAGGGTTTTTACTGTCTTGAAAATCATATTATTCTTCTAAATTTAgcaaaaacacacacattacTTTCCATTTCAGTCGTCTTGTCATACTCTCTCCCATCTTTAAAGTCTCCCTTTTTAGCAATAATTCTCtctcataattttttttccttctggttcttcttcctctctctctctctctttactttCTCTTTTATCACACTCATTCTTGAATCTTAATTCAAGATCTTCCTTCTGTTCATCCAATTCATACCTTTCCTCTTGGGTTTTcagatcaaataaaatttactgTTTTAGGGTTTTTCTTTCCCTTTTTACGATGGCGAGAGAGAAGATTCAGATCAGGAAAATCGACAACGCGACGGCGAGACAAGTAACTTTCTCCAAACGAAGAAGAGGTCTTTTCAAAAAAGCTGAAGAGCTCTCCGTTCTCTGCGACGCTGATGTTGCCCTCATCGTCTTCTCTTCCACCGGAAAGCTCTTTGAGTTTTGTAGCTccaggtctctctctctctctaccttGTGTCTCTTTCGTTCTCTTTAGATTTCTCAAAACCTCTAAAGAATCGTCTCTAGATCCAGAAAAAGCTAGTTCTTACATGTGTATGTCATACACAAAAGTTTACTGTATCAAACCCGTATTGGACCACTAAATTTTTATCTAAGAATACCAAAAATGCATAAATAATACCATGGTAAACTCTTTATTTAGGCAAATAAGGTTATATACGTACAGTAATATTCAAGATAATGCAAATGTTTTAGTCATTTGAATATAATAccctatatatttttgtataattatgtataCAGTATATAGTTATTGTGGTTGATATATGGAAGCCATCAAtgtcatatttatttataaatatgtggtGACCATATGTTTATATAGATAGATGTTGGGAATCTAAAACCACTTATCATAAAGATATGATTTTTGGATTTCTGACCCACGAGTTATCAGTTCAGTTCCTCTTATCTTCGGGACATCTATACATACACGTTGACATATAAGTATATAGAGGTTAATTATTAAAAACGACAGTGTTTAACATGAAATACTGTATGTTTGAGAATCAGATTGTTAAAACGACAGTGTTTAACATTAAAACGACAGGTGTTTAACATGAATTTAGATTGTCTTTTGATTTCACATTTTGGGTATATTGTCGCTATTTTTATATCTAAGTACAAGGACATATCAATAATGTTGCTGTTTATAACATAATGATGGTATATCATTTACAGTCTTATATAGTAAGGTACTTATTGGAATGTGTTTTCATTATATAATGAAGCATGAGGGAAGTATTAGAGAGGCATAATTTGCAGTCAAAGAACTTGGAGAAGCTTGATCAGCCATCTCTTGAGTTACAGGTTAGCTTTGCTATTCTCTAGCTTATAAAATCTATTCCGTTATATTACCATTTTTGATTAATGTATCCTCATGTACATAAGTTTTATCAAGAAACTCTAAAACATTAAACTAATAGGACTCAAGCATTATATTGATTGTATGCGATTACACTATATTTTGACTATATGCGATCAAAACGAACTAAGAGTGTTTACAAGACTTTGTTTGTGATTCTCTGTATTATTATAGTTtggtttaaaacattttttacatGAATGGTTGCGAGCTCTCTAAGGCTAGCTAGACATGTAGAATTAGTCAATGTGTATAGATTAACATGAATGGGTTTGCTTAAGTTCTTAAGTCAATGTTTTATTTGTTAGCTGGTTGAGAACAGTGACAATTCCCGGTTGAGCAAAGAAATTGCAGACAAGAGCCACCAACTAAGGTATACTACATATGCATATTCTACAAAAAAGAGTTCCCAACTATCATATTTCTAAGtacatgtttatatataattttatataggCAAATGAGAGGAGAGGAACTTCAAGGACTTAACATAGAAGAGCTGCAACAGCTGGAAAAGGCCCTTGAAGCTGGTTTGACGCGCGTGATTGAAACAAAGGTTGTTTTTTACTTATTACTTATTGATGTTAAAAGTAGTAAATTGTATGATACAACGTATATTTTTCGAAGCTTACGAATGCGAGATGTTGTTTGCAGAGTGAGAAGATTATGAGTGAGATCAGTGACCTTCAAAGAAAGGTAAAATATCGAAATGAGGTTTATTACTTATTGATTTTGGCAATTTTGAGAGTTCAAATCTCGCTTTTTGGTGTTTAGGGAATGAAATTGATGGATGAGAACAAGCGGCTAAGGCAGCATGTACACATCTTATCCTTTGTCCTATAACACATATCTTTGATCATACTTTGACATAAATGGTTAAACCAAGTGATTAGCGTGGTTAAATAGTGTCTTATCTCTATGGAAATTAATATAGTTAGTCAGCCTTCAGGTAAAACCTTTGGACATTCTTCCAATGAAAAATGTAAATTCATCTGTGGACACTTGGTCCAAGATGTAGAGTGTGCATTGTTTTGTTTCAACTTGACGTtaataaataagtatatattttttttttcttttatgttttttcaatcttttgtttttatgtttttcaaaCTTGAGGTCCAAAATGTTTTTCAATCTTGATTTTCCAGGGAACACAACTAACAGAAGAGAACGAGCGACTAGGCAAGCAAGTAAGTCGGGTATTATTTCAAGTTTAATGCTAAATTTGGaactttaattttgtttaatgctaaatttggaacttttgtttgtgttatggtgaagatatataataatatgCATGAAAGATACGGTGGTGTTGAGTCGGAGAAGACCGCCGTGTACGAGGAAGGGCAGTCGTCAGAGTCCATTACTAACGCCGGAAACTCCACCGGCGCTCCTGTTGACTCCGAGAGCTCCGATACCTCTCTTAGGCTCGGGTAATTCATTATTTTTCACCATATctcttaattttgtttttttcctgaTTTAATAAGTTGACatgatttttgtttgtaaaaaataatattatctaaaaaagaagagaagagtaTATGGCCTAAATAATCACATGTTAATCATTTCTTGGTAAAATGATAAAAGAATTGAAAATAAGTTGACTTAATTTCGTGTATGTTTTAACAATGATCTTGCTATTTTATCTTATGGCCCCTATTATATATgactagattttttaagatattatatgtatttctcaattctaaaaaataatgtataatattgtattatattatttaaagaatataaaataagaccacataatataaatatattttttatattttctttgtgaaaatcattatgttgtttgattgttgtacttaattcacatatttgcatagatatttgtgatagataaataactatatttttattatcagtaaataatatatatttattatataatataagaaaaatggaattatttactttttaacaaacttgtctcatgttggggactcggttatagacatatcatattcgaatgaaacatttttacacttatcaatcttcttaacaatcaagaaacaaatctgaatatcaaaacaatatctcatacgatctctttgtggaataactgctctgaagaaattgaatttatgcatcaaaaaagacaggaaatggatgtgcatatgtgttatctaagtcagctttacaaaaaactatttatagttcatatatcatttatgtccatcctatttttttgtccatcatttcttaaacatcttgaaataagtaatgctaattaataataaactttttactcacaaaataaaaatcaaatttgtctaattatcgcttaatttgtctaactgatatatgtatttctcaattctaaaaaataatgtataatattgtattacattatttaaagaatataaaatatgacttcataacataaatatattttttaaattttctttgtggaaatcattatgttgtttgattgttgtacgtgattcacatatttgcatagatatttgtgatagatgaataactatatttttattatcagtaaataatatatattgattatataatataagaaaaataaaattgtttactttttaaacaaacttgtctcatgttggggactcagttatagacatatcatattcgaaagagacatttttacagttatcaatcttcttaacattgaaaaaacaaatctacatatcaaaacaatatctcatacgatctatttgtggaataactactctgaagaaattgaatttaagcatcaaaaagaactggaaatggatgtgcagatatgttatctaagtctgcttcacaaagtactattcatagttcatatatcattaatgtccatcttatttttttgtccaccatttcttaaacatcttgaaataactgatgctaattaataataaattttttgctggaaaaaaatcaaatttgtctaattatcgcttaaatattttattaatatggtctaaaaagcttttaagtgata
This window encodes:
- the LOC103864363 gene encoding MADS-box protein SVP isoform X1; this encodes MAREKIQIRKIDNATARQVTFSKRRRGLFKKAEELSVLCDADVALIVFSSTGKLFEFCSSSMREVLERHNLQSKNLEKLDQPSLELQLVENSDNSRLSKEIADKSHQLRQMRGEELQGLNIEELQQLEKALEAGLTRVIETKSEKIMSEISDLQRKGMKLMDENKRLRQHGTQLTEENERLGKQVSRIYNNMHERYGGVESEKTAVYEEGQSSESITNAGNSTGAPVDSESSDTSLRLGLPYGG
- the LOC103864363 gene encoding MADS-box protein SVP isoform X2 is translated as MAREKIQIRKIDNATARQVTFSKRRRGLFKKAEELSVLCDADVALIVFSSTGKLFEFCSSSMREVLERHNLQSKNLEKLDQPSLELQLVENSDNSRLSKEIADKSHQLRQMRGEELQGLNIEELQQLEKALEAGLTRVIETKSEKIMSEISDLQRKGMKLMDENKRLRQHGTQLTEENERLGKQIYNNMHERYGGVESEKTAVYEEGQSSESITNAGNSTGAPVDSESSDTSLRLGLPYGG